A genomic window from Glycine max cultivar Williams 82 chromosome 17, Glycine_max_v4.0, whole genome shotgun sequence includes:
- the LOC100818152 gene encoding Probable carboxylesterase SOBER1-like, whose protein sequence is MKLIKGSVVLTITITLSSAILLLLLFPQNQKPSSSSMSRARSFVLWLHGLGDSGPANEPIKTLFTSSQFRDTKWSFPSAPSAPVTCNYGSVMPSWFDILEIPVAADSPNDESSLLKAVRNVHATIDKEIAAGINPNNIFICGFSQGGALTLASVLLYPKTLGGGAVFSGWVPFNSSIIEQITPEAKQTPILWSHGLVDRTVMFEAGQAGPPFLEKIGVGCEFKAYPGLGHTINNEELLYLESWIKARLQSSSQ, encoded by the exons ATGAAGCTGATAAAGGGCAGTGTTGTGTTAACAATCACAATCACATTAAGTAGCGCCATTCTGTTGCTACTATTGTTCCCACAAAACCAAAAgccatcttcttcttccatgtCGAGGGCGCGAAGCTTTGTTCTGTGGCTTCACGGCCTGGGTGACTCTGGTCCCGCCAACGAACCCATCAAAACCTTATTCACTTCTTCCCAATTCAGAGACACCAAATGGTCCTTCCCTTCTGCCCCTTCCGCCCCTGTCACTTGCAACT ATGGTTCTGTAATGCCTTCATGGTTTGACATTCTTGAGATTCCCGTGGCAGCT GATTCTCCAAATGACGAGAGTAGTTTACTTAAAGCTGTTCGAAATGTGCATGCTACTATAGACAAGGAAATAGCTGCTGGCATAAACCCTAACAACATATTTATCTGTGGATTCAGTCAAGGAG GTGCCTTGACCTTGGCTAGTGTTCTACTGTACCCTAAAACTTTAGGTGGAGGTGCAGTCTTTAGTGGTTGGGTTCCATTCAATTCATCtattatagaacaaattacaCCAGAGGCAAAGCAG ACACCCATACTATGGTCCCATGGGCTGGTTGATAGAACGGTAATGTTTGAGGCCGGACAAGCAGGTCCCCCGTTCCTTGAAAAAATTGGTGTGGGATGCGAGTTTAAG GCTTATCCTGGTCTAGGCCACACGATAAACAATGAGGAGCTGCTGTATCTCGAGTCGTGGATCAAGGCACGCCTACAAAGTTCTTCCCAATAA
- the LOC100814435 gene encoding alkaline ceramidase, whose amino-acid sequence MAESISSFWGPVTSTKECCEINYAYSSYIAEFFNTISNIPTILLALIGLINALRQRFEKRFSVLHVSNMTLAIGSMLYHATLQHVQQQSDETPMVWEVLLYMYILYSPDWHYRSTMPIFLFVYGALFAVAHSVFHFGIGFKVHYIILILLCVPRMYKYYIYTQDVSAKRLAKLFLVTFVLGSLFGFCDRVFCKEISRWPINPQGHALWHVFMGFNSYFANTFLMFCRAQQRGWSPKVLHLMGVPYVKIEKPKSQ is encoded by the exons ATGGCAGAGTCTATATCTAGCTTCTGGGGTCCAGTCACGTCAACCAAAGAGTGTTGTGAAATAAATTATGCTTATTCGTCTTACATTGctgaattttttaatacaatatCCAACATTCCAACAATACTTTTGGCTCTGATTGGTCTTATAAATGCATTAAGACAACGGTTTGAGAAAAGATTTAGTGTTCTTCATGTTTCAAATATGACACTTGCCATTGGAAGCATGTTGTACCATGCCACGCTGCAACATGT GCAACAGCAAAGTGATGAAACTCCTATGGTATGGGAGGTGTTGCTGTACATGTACATCCTCTACTCTCCAGATTGGCATTACCGCAGTACAATGCCCATCTTCCTCTTCGTGTATGGTGCTCTGTTTGCCGTTGCCCATTCAGTGTTTCATTTTGGTATTGGCTTCAAAGTGCATTATATCATTCTCATTCTCCTCTGCGTTCCGAGAATGTACAAGTATTACATTTACACACAAGATGTTTCAGCCAAGCGGCTTGCAAAGctatttttagttacttttgTATTAGGAAGTTTGTTTGGGTTCTGTGATCGTGTTTTCTGCAAAGAGATTTCCCGTTGGCCTATTAACCCTCAGGGTCATGCTTTGTGGCATGTGTTCATGGGTTTTAATTCCTACTTTGCCAACACATTCTTGATGTTTTGCCGGGCTCAACAGCGTGGGTGGTCTCCAAAAGTTCTTCATTTAATGGGTGTACCGTATGTCAAGATTGAGAAACCAAAAAGCCAGTGA
- the LOC100802701 gene encoding rho GDP-dissociation inhibitor 1 gives MSLAIGVVSNCKSNMGFDDNKGKEVPEMQHSGKTVHVHEDESGDERGTSLSRHMSEGSIAATEDEDEDVERRIDLGPQCTLKEQLEKDKDDESLRRWKEQLLGSVDMTSVGESLEPEVKILSLAIKAAGREDIVLPIPESGNPSGLWFTLKEGSRYSLMFTFQVSHNIVSGLKYTNTVWKTGLKVDSTKEMIGTFSPQAEPYTHEMPEETTPSGLLARGQYSARSKFVDDDNKLYLEINYTFDIRKEWH, from the exons ATGTCTTTGGCCATTGGGGTGGTCTCCAATTGCAAAAGCAATATGGGTTTTGATGACAACAAAGGCAAAGAGGTTCCTGAAATGCAGCACTCGGGAAAAACGGTTCATGTTCATGAAGATGAAAGTGGCGATGAACGAGGCACGAGTCTCAGTAGACACATGAGTGAAGGCTCCATTGCTGCCACCGAGGATGAAGATGAGGACGTTGAGAGGAGGATTGACTTGGGTCCCCAGTGCACCTTGAAAGAACAGCTTGAAAAGGATAAG GATGATGAGAGCTTGAGGAGGTGGAAGGAACAGCTTCTTGGCAGTGTTGACATGACTTCTGTTGGTG AATCTCTGGAGCCAGAAGTGAAGATACTGAGCCTTGCAATCAAGGCGGCCGGTAGAGAAGACATTGTTCTTCCAATACCAGAGTCAGGAAATCCCAGTGGCTTATGGTTTACTTTGAAAGAAGGTAGCCGTTACAGTCTCATGTTCACTTTCCAGGTCAGCCATAATATCGTTTCAGGTCTCAAATACACCAACACTGTATGGAAAACTGGTCTCAAGG TTGACAGCACTAAAGAGATGATTGGAACATTCAGCCCTCAAGCAGAGCCTTACACGcatgagatgcccgaagagacaaCACCATCTGGGTTATTAGCTAGAGGGCAATATTCGGCTAGATCAAAG TTTGTTGACGATGACAACAAGTTGTATTTGGAGATCAACTACACTTTTGATATTCGGAAGGAATGGCATTAG
- the LOC100777525 gene encoding uncharacterized protein, producing MKKLYRKGTVHPSPSPSPPTISDHLSFLPAAILTLTLSLSPKDQEVLAYLISCSSSSSSTTNFSGNHRRNPKVVVDGDHPPVFNCSCFRCYMSYWVRWNSSPNHQLIHEIIDTFEDSLAHTTKPSRKDKRNKRGSKTKPSELTRSEFPSSPPESVPESSSSSAGAGEVEAGQGGDGGGDEEKGSVRRFVSFIGERIWGAWAQ from the coding sequence ATGAAGAAGCTCTACCGTAAAGGAACCGTCCACCCCTCTCCCTCGCCGTCGCCGCCAACCATCTCCGACCACCTATCCTTCCTCCCCGCCGCCATCCTCACCCTCACTCTTTCCCTCTCCCCGAAGGACCAAGAAGTCCTCGCATACCTCATCTCATGCTCCTCTTCCTCATCCTCCACCACCAACTTTTCCGGCAACCATCGCCGGAACCCTAAGGTTGTCGTGGACGGCGATCACCCTCCTGTCTTCAACTGCAGCTGCTTCCGCTGCTACATGAGCTACTGGGTCCGCTGGAACTCCTCTCCCAACCACCAACTCATACACGAAATCATCGACACCTTCGAAGACTCTCTGGCTCACACCACAAAACCTTCTAGAAAGGATAAGAGAAACAAGAGGGGCTCCAAAACCAAGCCTTCCGAGTTGACTCGCTCCGAGTTTCCCTCTTCGCCGCCGGAATCGGTGCCGGAGAGTAGCAGTAGCAGCGCCGGTGCCGGTGAGGTTGAGGCTGGTCAGGGCGGTGATGGTGGCGGCGATGAGGAGAAAGGGTCGGTGAGAAGGTTTGTTAGTTTCATTGGAGAAAGGATTTGGGGCGCTTGGGCTCAgtga